Proteins from a single region of Halictus rubicundus isolate RS-2024b unplaced genomic scaffold, iyHalRubi1_principal scaffold0208, whole genome shotgun sequence:
- the LOC143364007 gene encoding 52 kDa repressor of the inhibitor of the protein kinase-like, with amino-acid sequence MKPGRLGPHHGRRTVCCLLWGVKFAWICLQGDSKGKGDGSGGLKHSLKKIDSFFPKKPRLEIAYSKNSPTTTTDENNCIADASASTATLPTLTIDEEKTCSPVTNDIQPTICTSTSDSDQIKTSLSQPKFASDIACYIGENINDSTKAMLLEKHWQPPPNYTFPHCVVNKKGKQTKKYAQKSHLDKFHWLVLSHKDQGLYCKYCALFVVAPGGGVQTKTPLCRLVKEPLKAFGNLLGENGLLLTHQRNKYHELAVQAGKNFLLSFHKPEINIMNQVNSQRLKQINENRERLRPIVKTIIFCGHQNISLRGHRDDGKLLNYDSVVADEGNFRALLKFRIDSGDIALQQHLESSKSNATYISKTVQNELIDVCAEIIQENILQNVREAKYFSILFDETTDISHISQLSLSFRYLHDGVIKEHFVTFCDTYDVLRREDNNSGDIEPRLTGVALAKIVENLCTKFNLDLSWCVGIGTDSCSVMASDTKGAVQELMKIAIHAKRCPCNNHVLNNSLARSSKVVSCRNTSGTMRKVVAFANASAKRHEIFKIELGAAMQGICETRWVERHDGHLQFQGDNLVKICSALEKISAWQDNKTANDAHCLLQTLRSSDFIISSICLSDVLGTTVSLSRILQSNSIDLKKATDAINDTLSVLQNKRENVDVIYRQLFEEAKEVAEQLDVEIKCPRIVSKQIHRANNQPAQSAEEYFRRAIYIPLLDSIISDLQDRLSPDVLNLFQLSVFMPKSECSNEDIETVKQLATDYTLLLDNTPFSVIVNEYRLWMVKWQAWQRSQDIPQSISDLILNCDIDMYPNIRKFLCIMATLPVSVATAERSFSTLRRIKSWLRSSMVEDRLTGLALLHIHKNVPIDVNDVITRFGRRRKRKIDFVI; translated from the exons atgaaacccgGTCGCCTAGGACCGCACCACGGCCGGCGGACCG TCTGTTGTCTGTTGTGGGGTGTGAAATTTGCATGGATTTGCTTGCAGGGTGATTCTAAGGGAAAAGGAGATGGTAGTGGTGGATTGaaacattcattaaaaaaaatagattcattTTTCCCAAAGAAACCAAGGCTTGAGATTGCTTACTCGAaaaattcacctacaacaactacagatgaaaataattgtattgcCGATGCTTCTGCTTCTACAGCTACATTGCCTACATTAACCATAGATGAAGAAAAAACATGCTCTCCTGTTACTAACGATATTCAGCCTACAATATGTACATCGACTTCTGATTCTGATCAGATAAAGACTTCACTTTCTCAACCAAAGTTTGCTTCAGATATTGCTTGTTATATAGgggaaaatataaatgattcaACTAAAGCTATGTTGCTTGAAAAGCATTGGCAGCCTCCCCCTAATTATACTTTTCCGCATtgtgttgttaataaaaaaggaaaacaaacaaaaaaatatgctcAGAAGTCTCACCTTGACAAGTTTCACTGGCTTGTTTTGTCGCATAAAGACCAGGGTCTTTACTGCAAGTACTGTGCTTTGTTTGTCGTAGCTCCTGGAGGTGGTGTACAGACAAAAACACCTTTATGTCGACTCGTAAAAGAACCATTAAAAGCTTTCGGTAATTTGCTAGGTGAAAATGGTCTTCTGCTAACACACCAGCGAAACAAATACCACGAATTAGCTGTCCAAGCAGGGAAGAACTTTTTATTGAGTTTTCATAAACCGGAAATTAACATAATGAACCAAGTAAATAGTCAAAGactgaaacaaataaatgaaaatagagaACGTTTGCGACCAATCGTAAAAACTATAATATTTTGTGGCCATCAAAATATATCGTTACGTGGCCATCGCGACGATGGTAAATTGCTGAACTATGACAGCGTAGTAGCCGATGAAGGGAATTTTAGAGCCCTTTTAAAATTCCGTATTGATTCTGGCGATATTGCATTGCAGCAACATTTAGAATCTTCAAAATCCAACGCCACGTACATCAGCAAGACTGTACAAAATGAGTTGATAGATGTTTGCGCAGAAATCATCCAGGAAAACATTTTACAGAATGTGCGGGaagctaaatatttttcaattttgttcgatGAAACAACAGATATATCACATATCTCACAGCTGAGCCTATCATTCCGATATTTGCATGATGGCGTTATTAAGGAACATTTTGTGACTTTTTGTGATACCTACGATGTTCTTAGACGTGAAGACAACAATTCAGGTGACATAGAGCCTCGATTGACAGGTGTAGCTTTGgcgaaaatcgttgaaaatctgtgtACCAAATTTAACTTAGATTTATCTTGGTGTGTGGGTATTGGAACTGACAGCTGCTCGGTTATGGCATCAGATACAAAAGGTGCAGTGCAAGAATTGATGAAAATAGCCATTCATGCTAAACGTTGCCCGTGCAACAACCATGTGCTCAATAACTCATTGGCAAGATCATCCAAAGTAGTTTCCTGTCGCAATACATCTGGCACAATGAGAAAAGTTGTGGCATTTGCCAATGCATCCGCTAAGaggcatgaaatttttaaaatagaactcGGAGCTGCCATGCAAGGTATTTGTGAGACACGTTGGGTAGAGAGGCATGATGGGCATCTTCAATTTCAAGGAGACAACTTAGTCAAAATTTGTAGCGCTTTGGAGAAGATTTCTGCTTGGCAAGACAATAAAACTGCCAATGATGCGCATTGCTTGCTGCAAACATTGCGCAGTTCtgactttattatatcctccatctgtTTAAGTGATGTATTAG gtACTACTGTATCTTTAAGCAGAATACTGCAATCGAActcaattgatttaaaaaaagctaCGGACGCTATTAATGATACTTTAagtgttttacaaaataaaagagaaaatgtgGACGTAATCTACCGACAGCTTTTTGAAGAGGCTAAAGAAGTAGCTGAGCAGCTAGATGTAGAAATTAAATGCCCCAGAATAGTATCAAAACAAATACATAGGGCCAATAACCAACCTGCTCAATCTGCTGAAGAGTATTTCCGCAGAGCTATATACATCCCTCTTCTAGATTCAATAATAAGTGATCTCCAGGACCGCCTGTCTCCTGATGTACTTAATTTGTTTCAGCTAAGCGTTTTCATGCCAAAAAGCGAATGTAGTAATGAAGACATTGAAACTGTGAAACAACTAGCTACCGACTATACATTATTACTAGATAACACTCCATTTTCTGTCATTGTAAATGAATATCGGCTGTGGATGGTGAAGTGGCAGGCGTGGCAGCGGAGCCAGGACATACCGCAGTCGATTTCTGAtcttattttaaattgtgaCATCGATATGTATcctaatataagaaaatttttatgtattatggCTACACTACCTGTCAGTGTAGCGACAGCAGAAAGGTCTTTCTCTACGTTGCGCAGAATTAAATCGTGGCTAAGATCTTCAATGGTTGAAGATCGCCTAACCGGACTGGCACTTCTCCACATTCATAAAAACGTACCCATTGACGTAAATGACGTAATAACGCGTTTCGGGAGAAgacgtaaaagaaaaattgattttgttatttaa